The Rhinopithecus roxellana isolate Shanxi Qingling chromosome 13, ASM756505v1, whole genome shotgun sequence genome contains a region encoding:
- the R3HDML gene encoding peptidase inhibitor R3HDML, whose amino-acid sequence MPLLPGTVGLAVLLFWAGQAANALMMRNATPAPARPESTAVRLPSGLGVPRYRRRRHISVRDMNALLDYHNHIRASVYPPAANMEYMVWDKRLARAAEAWATQCIWAHGPSQLMRYVGQNLSIHSGQYRSAVDLMKSWSAEKRHYLFPAPRDCNPHCPWHCDGPTCSHYTQMVWASSNRLGCAIHTCGSISVWGNTWHRAAYLVCNYAIKGNWIGEAPYKMGRPCSACPPSYQGSCNSNMCFNGLKSNKLP is encoded by the exons ATGCCCCTGCTGCCTGGCACCGTGGGCCTGGCAGTCCTGCTCTTCTGGGCTGGCCAGGCAGCGAACGCCTTGATGATGCGTAATGCTACCCCGGCCCCAGCCCGGCCCGAGAGCACGGCTGTGCGGCTTCCGAGTGGCCTGGGGGTGCCCAGGTACCGCCGGAGGCGCCACATCTCTGTGAGAGACATGAATGCCTTACTGGATTATCACAACCACATCCGGGCCAGCGTGTACCCGCCTGCTGCCAACATGGAATACATG GTCTGGGACAAGCGGCTGGCCAGGGCTGCCGAGGCCTGGGCCACCCAGTGCATCTGGGCACATGGGCCTTCACAGCTGATGAGATACGTGGGCCAGAACCTCTCCATCCATTCTGGCCA GTACCGGTCCGCGGTGGATCTCATGAAGTCCTGGTCTGCGGAGAAGCGGCATTACTTGTTTCCCGCCCCGAGGGACTGTAACCCACACTGCCCCTGGCACTGCGATGGCCCCACCTGCTCCCACTATACCCAG ATGGTGTGGGCATCCTCCAATCGGCTGGGCTGCGCCATCCACACCTGTGGCAGCATCAGCGTCTGGGGCAACACCTGGCATCGGGCGGCATACTTGGTCTGCAACTACGCCATTAA GGGCAATTGGATTGGCGAGGCCCCGTACAAGATGGGAAGGCCGTGCTCCGCCTGTCCCCCCAGTTACCAAGGTAGCTGCAATAGCAACATGTGCTTCAATGGGCTGAAATCCAACAAGCTCCCGTGA